Part of the Catalinimonas alkaloidigena genome is shown below.
GATTGTTTTTAATCTTTCAACATCAGAATAAAATATTATATCCTCAGGAATAATGGAATGAATTTCAATTTGAGGATTGTTATCTGAGTCATCAAAACTCTCTTTTACTTCATTGATCAACGCGCTGAAATCAACATAATCAACCTTAACTTCTTGCTTATTATTCTTTTCATATAAGACAACATTATGAATAGACCTGTCTATTTTTTCAAGACATTGATCAATCATCTCCAGGATTTTTGAAGTAGATTCTGAGCTTTTTCTCAACATTTGCGTAAGCCCCATCATCGTGGCTAAAGGTCCTCTCACATTGTGAGAAGCCATATATAAAAAGTGATCTATTTCTTCCTTTGATTGCTTAAGTTGTACATTTAAAACCTTTTCCCTTTTTAGCGCATGTTTAACTTTGAGTTCTTCCTGTTTTCTTTGTGTGATATCCAGGGCAGTGAATTGTATATAGTCCAACTGATTGCGCTCATCGTATTGATAAGCACATTTTAATTCCATCCATACATACTTACTTCGGTGATTCTTTAACCTCACTTCGCAGGCGCTTTGGTTGTTTTCGTGTTGATTGCCGTCAGACAACCTTTTTATTTTGCTTATATCTCCGGGATGTGCTAATGAGAAGATAGTCCTTTCACCGTCCTTATAAAAGTAGATACGGTCAATAGCTTGAGATACTAACATTTGTTTTCAAATTATTGCCGCGTTACAGCAAGTGTGTTTGAGTACAAATGAGCATATACTTTTCATTTCCTCCATCGCTTTGAGCTAAATTAGTGTAAAATTCAAAGCCCAAAGGGGTGCTATTATTAAGTAAAGGCTGTATTATTAATCTATAAACATCTACCAGCATCTATGAAAAGAAGATCCTTTCTTACCCAATCCAGCCTGGGATTACTATCACTTAGCGCTCTTGAGCTTAAGCCTTTTAACAATAGCATAAGTTTCTTTGACGGTAAATCTCAAGAATTAGCTGAAAAAATACTTTTCCTGGGGGATAGTATAACACAAGCGGGCGATTATATCAATTTCATTGAAAGCCAATTGCGCATTGCACAGCCCCAGGCTTCAATTGAAGTTCTTAACCTGGGACTTGGAAGCGAAACTATATCGGGTTTGTCTGAAGATAAACATCCTTACCCTCGCCCTTATCTACATGATCGCCTGGAAGATGTACTTAATTACACACAACCGGATTTGATTTTCGCTTGTTACGGTATCAATTGTGGGATTTATCATCCTTTAGACGCCAGACGTTTTGAGGCCTATCAGCAGGGAATCAGGAAATTAATAAACGCTGCGAAGCAGATACAGGCTGAACTGATCCTGCTGACACCACCTACCTATGCTATAGCCATAGATGACTGGATAGACGCCCGCAATGACCAGCATCGCAACGACTATAGTTATGCGAAACCCTATGCTGCCTATGATGATGTGATGCGCAAGTACGCAGAGTGGATCATGAGTATTCAGGAGGTACCAACCATTGATATCCAGACCCCATTGCGACAGTTCAGATCGGTATGCTATGGTAAAGATGTCATTCATCCCAACCAATGGGGACATCAATTAATGGCACATACGATAATAAGGGATTACAAAAACGTCAACACTATAGTACTGGATCAGCAATGGCAATGGCCTGCCCAAAAAGCAGCTTCTCAGACTCCATCAAATACCTTTACTACCCAGGTTCCAGCGATCAATCATATCGTATTATCTGACAATGAGCGATATAATCAATTCATTAGCGCTCCCCAAAGTTTTAAATGCAGTATAAAAGAATGCCCCGCCGCTTCGTATCAGCTCTATGATGATAACTTTTATCTGGGACAATTGAGTGAGCAACAATTGAAGGCAGGATTTCATATTAGCCCACTCTCCAAAGAAGTGCAGTACCATCAAATTTCCTTTGCAAAAAAAGCTCAGCGTTTATACGAATTAATAGCTGCCAAGAGACAGACATACGATTATGCTTTGTTGCAGCACATTGGTCATCAGCGACCCATGAGCAGAGAGGGATTACCTATCGCTATGGCTGAAGAAAAGAAGAAAGCACTGGAAGAGGAAATGTACAATTTGCTGCAGCAGAACAACTGGATAATTGAGGCTATTCAACTGCCTTGATTTCCATCGTCTATTGCTAGCATCTTCTGTTTGCCGGATGAGTTTATGCCACTGTAGGCTCAGGCAGACTTTGATGATAGCAAAGACGTTTAGGTTTACCTTTAGATTCATTTAGCTACACCCAGGCATTTACTTTATACATAGACTCACTCATACGTACAAAAACAGCAAAGGCTTAGGTTTAGCCAATGACGAAGATTTACAGAATTACCAAGCCCAATTTTATAGAAAATATGCGATGCTGTAATAGCTAAGCCTGTTATGCAATTGAGTATGAAACTACTTGTGAAGAAAAAGTTTAACTAACCTATTTAGAGAATTCAGTTAGAGTATTTAGAAACCAACCATGGTAAAACTTCCTGTAGCATTGGCAATGAACCGTCTACATGATTTGTCGCATTGCCCAATTCAAAAAAACTCACTTTGGATGGTTGTAACTCTTCCATTCTGGAAAAAAAATGCTGGCTGTTACTTATCGGTATTACTTTGTCAGTAGGAACATGATATCCTCTTATTATTGATTCAGCTTTCCAGGGCTGTATGCTGTTAATGGATAATGCTTCTTCCAAAAGAGTATGATTACCTTCTCTTAAAGCAGTGAGAAAATCTGGCTGTACTAACTGCTGTAGATCTTTTGTCAACTGACTTTTAGTTTGTTCTAAGCTTAGCTGGTTGTCAAAAGTATTTTGAATAATTTCTGCATATGGAGATCTAAAATATTGATTAAAGGATCCCGGCCACTCATAGTATAAATGATAAGCAGAAATTAAGTATACCAATAGTTCAGGAGAAGTATATTGCTGATGAGAAGTGATTTCTCTACACAGTGATTGAAGATCAAAGGGACATGCCCCTATTGCG
Proteins encoded:
- a CDS encoding PAS domain-containing sensor histidine kinase, giving the protein MLVSQAIDRIYFYKDGERTIFSLAHPGDISKIKRLSDGNQHENNQSACEVRLKNHRSKYVWMELKCAYQYDERNQLDYIQFTALDITQRKQEELKVKHALKREKVLNVQLKQSKEEIDHFLYMASHNVRGPLATMMGLTQMLRKSSESTSKILEMIDQCLEKIDRSIHNVVLYEKNNKQEVKVDYVDFSALINEVKESFDDSDNNPQIEIHSIIPEDIIFYSDVERLKTIFEILIANAIAFKKPQHPRPYLLIKVKEQDGLLYVSFCDNGLGIKPEQLEKIFQIFYRSSSNSSGAGLGLYIAKKALQKIKGHIEVRSIYGKGTEFTLQLETLNKHAQVNHQ
- a CDS encoding SGNH/GDSL hydrolase family protein, coding for MKRRSFLTQSSLGLLSLSALELKPFNNSISFFDGKSQELAEKILFLGDSITQAGDYINFIESQLRIAQPQASIEVLNLGLGSETISGLSEDKHPYPRPYLHDRLEDVLNYTQPDLIFACYGINCGIYHPLDARRFEAYQQGIRKLINAAKQIQAELILLTPPTYAIAIDDWIDARNDQHRNDYSYAKPYAAYDDVMRKYAEWIMSIQEVPTIDIQTPLRQFRSVCYGKDVIHPNQWGHQLMAHTIIRDYKNVNTIVLDQQWQWPAQKAASQTPSNTFTTQVPAINHIVLSDNERYNQFISAPQSFKCSIKECPAASYQLYDDNFYLGQLSEQQLKAGFHISPLSKEVQYHQISFAKKAQRLYELIAAKRQTYDYALLQHIGHQRPMSREGLPIAMAEEKKKALEEEMYNLLQQNNWIIEAIQLP